A genomic stretch from Aminobacter aminovorans includes:
- a CDS encoding transposase yields MRLSLDDIKTAEPGNWPSLPERMFGPPINRGTEMPDHPEVRAAVDWFKSAMEPGEWEQRRKDAFFRFYQSLLGVSHDESKGRYFDTKDSFAWYLFLAEAFIDHPWNFEPMFGSRVVPVFASLGRNLPLIANLDNIGERISRIVGPEKGQPNGPIFELLVAAAYRRHGAKVSFRPEQRGIARSWDLDVKFPRKRYAVECKRMETGEYNERERTRMRALWREACSLVTSEGWSVFCDVDFRIPLEDVPDDYFLRKALEWHTSRLPSLLWTDSISHGVIGELDLEPIRSVFQAGDEVLSAGTRIQELLTGRYVRYANIIQVGHFQHGMSPRFVSDCRQAVVLRWKSSSEKAISGKARDVFRKLVEAHAQLPDDMDSIVHIGLEALEDETVERARFRKIMENTEGFDTKGKPLRFVYTHYFMPESPPNDSWAFDETAQWRRLTGRQRRPLLHPHLVLPEGMEVLPGPFWSV; encoded by the coding sequence ATGCGCCTTTCACTAGACGACATCAAAACCGCCGAGCCCGGGAACTGGCCAAGCCTACCGGAAAGGATGTTCGGACCGCCGATCAACCGGGGGACGGAGATGCCGGATCATCCTGAAGTCCGGGCTGCCGTAGACTGGTTCAAGTCGGCTATGGAACCTGGCGAATGGGAACAGCGGCGCAAGGATGCCTTCTTCCGCTTCTACCAGAGCCTTCTCGGTGTGAGCCACGACGAATCCAAGGGGCGTTACTTCGATACAAAGGATTCATTCGCTTGGTACCTGTTCCTCGCCGAAGCTTTCATCGACCACCCATGGAACTTCGAGCCGATGTTCGGTTCCAGGGTTGTTCCCGTGTTCGCATCGCTCGGGCGAAATCTTCCCCTCATTGCGAATCTGGACAACATTGGCGAGCGTATCAGCAGGATAGTCGGCCCGGAAAAAGGACAGCCCAACGGGCCGATCTTCGAATTGCTGGTGGCGGCGGCCTATCGCAGGCATGGCGCTAAAGTATCGTTCCGTCCAGAGCAGCGGGGCATAGCCCGGTCGTGGGATCTAGACGTCAAGTTTCCTCGTAAGCGCTATGCGGTCGAGTGCAAACGGATGGAAACCGGAGAGTACAACGAGCGAGAACGGACGCGGATGCGAGCGCTATGGCGAGAGGCCTGCAGTCTGGTAACAAGTGAGGGATGGAGCGTTTTCTGCGACGTCGATTTCCGAATCCCACTGGAAGACGTGCCTGACGACTACTTTCTCCGCAAAGCTCTCGAATGGCATACGAGCCGGTTACCGTCTCTCCTTTGGACGGACAGTATCTCTCACGGCGTCATTGGCGAACTGGATCTCGAACCTATAAGATCGGTGTTCCAGGCGGGAGATGAGGTTCTCTCCGCGGGGACGAGAATTCAAGAACTGCTGACCGGACGGTACGTGCGCTACGCCAACATAATCCAGGTTGGCCATTTCCAGCACGGGATGTCGCCGCGGTTTGTTTCCGACTGCCGTCAGGCCGTAGTCTTGAGGTGGAAATCGAGTTCAGAAAAGGCGATCAGCGGCAAAGCCCGCGATGTCTTCAGGAAGCTTGTCGAAGCGCACGCCCAACTGCCGGACGATATGGATTCCATCGTGCATATCGGCTTGGAAGCACTGGAGGACGAGACTGTCGAACGCGCTCGCTTTCGGAAAATCATGGAGAACACCGAGGGGTTTGACACCAAGGGCAAGCCTCTCCGCTTCGTATATACGCACTATTTCATGCCCGAGAGCCCACCTAATGACAGCTGGGCCTTCGATGAAACGGCCCAGTGGCGTCGCCTGACAGGGCGACAGCGACGGCCTCTTCTCCATCCTCATCTGGTTCTTCCCGAAGGGATGGAGGTACTGCCGGGTCCTTTTTGGTCAGTGTAA
- a CDS encoding response regulator, whose product MNLDFRLLIIDDHPDSISDAILILKDYLDGMGFTLSTTIATDLSEAGIKTLAKKSGKDFDLVVVDYNLGRTDNNGVMAAAQIRRQLLYTDIVFYSSDSTLDLFNELAKKKVVGVFIADRTRDLDAAFVGLADTIIGKAVDLNHMRGIAMAEVAEMDVLMGDTIVLAFSEGQFPDQAKETLAKLLDTAKSAVTGLEPLVSANDIMAVVSNSRHFSSAGKYMTMRRIAKVLKNKPDDALATLNTYEADIIHNRNTLAHAKSDSDERGVISLRSIKHGGEPIVIDEAWMADFRSKLRIQKEALGKLCDAIREEFGLRK is encoded by the coding sequence ATGAACCTGGACTTTCGCCTTCTCATTATCGACGATCATCCTGATAGCATTAGCGATGCGATCCTCATTCTCAAAGATTATCTGGATGGTATGGGCTTTACGCTATCAACGACGATAGCAACCGACTTATCAGAAGCAGGCATCAAGACGCTCGCAAAAAAGTCGGGAAAAGACTTCGACTTGGTCGTGGTCGACTACAATTTGGGTCGAACGGACAATAACGGCGTCATGGCAGCAGCACAAATTCGCCGACAGTTGCTGTACACCGACATTGTCTTCTACTCGTCGGACTCCACCTTGGACCTCTTTAATGAACTTGCCAAAAAGAAAGTCGTGGGGGTGTTCATTGCCGACCGCACTCGCGACTTAGACGCAGCCTTTGTCGGTCTGGCTGATACGATCATTGGAAAGGCCGTTGACCTAAACCATATGCGAGGCATCGCGATGGCAGAGGTCGCCGAAATGGATGTTCTCATGGGCGACACCATTGTGCTTGCATTCTCGGAAGGCCAGTTTCCCGATCAGGCGAAAGAAACGTTGGCGAAACTTCTAGACACCGCAAAGAGCGCGGTGACTGGGCTTGAGCCGCTGGTGTCTGCCAACGACATAATGGCTGTCGTCTCCAATAGTCGTCACTTCAGCTCTGCCGGCAAATACATGACTATGCGTCGCATTGCGAAGGTTCTGAAAAACAAACCTGACGACGCCCTTGCGACGCTAAATACCTACGAAGCCGACATCATCCACAATCGGAATACGTTGGCTCACGCCAAATCTGACAGTGACGAAAGGGGAGTCATTTCGTTGCGCTCAATCAAGCATGGCGGAGAGCCAATCGTTATTGATGAAGCCTGGATGGCAGACTTTCGAAGCAAGCTTCGCATTCAAAAAGAGGCCCTAGGCAAGCTCTGCGACGCTATCCGTGAGGAGTTCGGCCTGCGCAAGTGA
- a CDS encoding very short patch repair endonuclease — protein MHNKTCTVSGHCHKAAHASFFVCTARKRNRLIDTLTPEQRSRRMAAIRSKDTKPELTVRSVLHRLGYRYRLHRRDIPGRPDICLIGRRKVIFVHGCFWHGHDNCKIANLPKSRTEYWAAKFRYNKQRDAAAKQVLAVAGWNCCVVWECEIQGGVNWERRLMDFLGPPKLKASAPPDIDQERTSKRWIPNGSG, from the coding sequence GTGCACAACAAGACCTGCACCGTCTCCGGCCATTGCCATAAAGCAGCGCATGCATCGTTTTTTGTTTGCACTGCTAGAAAGCGCAACCGTTTGATCGACACCCTCACACCTGAGCAGCGAAGTCGGCGTATGGCAGCCATTCGCAGCAAAGACACCAAACCCGAATTGACCGTACGGTCCGTCCTACACCGCCTAGGCTATCGTTATAGGTTGCATCGCCGAGATATTCCGGGCCGCCCAGACATATGCCTAATCGGTAGGCGCAAGGTAATCTTCGTTCACGGGTGTTTTTGGCACGGTCACGACAATTGCAAAATTGCAAACCTACCAAAGTCACGCACTGAATATTGGGCAGCCAAATTTCGATACAATAAGCAGAGGGATGCCGCTGCTAAACAAGTCTTGGCGGTGGCCGGTTGGAACTGCTGTGTAGTTTGGGAATGCGAGATCCAGGGCGGGGTCAACTGGGAGCGAAGACTCATGGATTTTCTAGGCCCGCCGAAACTAAAAGCGAGTGCGCCACCCGACATAGACCAAGAGCGAACATCCAAGCGATGGATCCCAAACGGGTCAGGATGA
- a CDS encoding DNA cytosine methyltransferase: MPATLPSPCFVDVFAGCGGLSLGLKRAGWKGLFAIERDESAFETLSANFPDGGSLSYNWPETIERKAWDIRELLSERGEVLTTFAGKVDMLAGGPPCQGFSHAGRRRSEDPRNRLFEAYLDLVAAIRPNIVLIENVKGFTSDFVSNKGEIKNFAQALKDRLDADYDTTSAILRASDFGVPQVRPRFFLIGVRRELSAAEHLGALFAQMRGRTAEFLRARKMPLAPSSRDAISDLEVAHNSTSESTETAGFRQTNYRAPRTPFQIAMRDGHSGAPSDLRLARHSPEIQERFSSIIKSANEEGRLNVSISAEVRRAHGLKKMAIRVLDPLSPAPTITSLPEDLLHYAEPRALTVRENARLQTFPDWFQFKGKYTTGGLRRRTEVPRFTQVANAVPPILAEQLGISLLNLSRSLAQAELLTDSVAELA, from the coding sequence ATGCCAGCTACCTTGCCGTCCCCTTGTTTCGTCGACGTCTTTGCGGGGTGCGGTGGCTTAAGCCTCGGCCTCAAGCGAGCAGGCTGGAAAGGCCTCTTTGCCATTGAGCGAGACGAGTCGGCATTCGAAACGTTGAGTGCGAACTTTCCTGACGGCGGCTCCCTATCATACAACTGGCCCGAGACTATTGAGCGAAAGGCTTGGGACATAAGAGAACTATTGTCCGAGCGCGGCGAGGTGCTGACGACCTTCGCTGGCAAGGTAGACATGTTGGCTGGAGGGCCGCCTTGCCAGGGCTTCTCTCACGCCGGAAGGCGTCGTTCTGAAGACCCTCGAAATCGGTTGTTTGAGGCCTACCTTGATTTGGTTGCAGCTATTCGCCCCAACATCGTCCTGATCGAAAATGTCAAAGGCTTCACCTCCGATTTTGTCTCAAACAAGGGGGAAATAAAAAACTTTGCACAGGCGCTAAAAGACAGGCTGGATGCAGACTACGACACCACAAGCGCAATTCTTAGGGCGAGTGATTTCGGCGTCCCTCAGGTGCGACCTCGCTTTTTCCTGATTGGCGTGAGGCGTGAACTTAGCGCGGCAGAGCATCTTGGCGCCCTTTTTGCGCAGATGCGGGGTCGAACAGCCGAATTTCTCAGGGCCAGGAAAATGCCTCTTGCACCCTCATCTAGAGATGCCATCAGTGATTTGGAAGTAGCGCACAATAGCACGTCTGAAAGCACTGAAACTGCCGGCTTCCGACAGACCAACTATCGCGCCCCTCGGACGCCATTTCAGATTGCGATGCGCGACGGACATAGCGGTGCACCCAGCGATTTGCGTCTCGCTCGGCACAGCCCAGAAATTCAGGAGCGCTTCTCGTCGATCATCAAAAGTGCGAATGAGGAGGGGCGCTTGAACGTATCAATCTCTGCGGAGGTTCGGAGAGCGCACGGCTTGAAAAAGATGGCTATTCGGGTACTCGATCCCCTTAGCCCCGCGCCGACGATAACGAGCCTACCAGAAGACCTGCTCCACTATGCAGAGCCAAGAGCATTAACCGTTCGTGAGAACGCGCGGCTGCAAACCTTTCCCGACTGGTTTCAGTTCAAGGGCAAATATACCACTGGCGGCCTCCGGAGGCGCACAGAGGTGCCTCGATTTACGCAGGTTGCAAACGCAGTCCCGCCGATCCTAGCAGAACAGCTAGGAATTTCCCTTCTCAATCTTTCTCGGTCACTTGCGCAGGCCGAACTCCTCACGGATAGCGTCGCAGAGCTTGCCTAG
- a CDS encoding ATP-binding protein, protein MASTKELQPFRVSSGLKDLIGRDLITNDFVAVFELVKNAYDAHATRVHLHFSQDAIIIADNGKGMSRDAILERWLFVAYSAKREGTEDENYRDKITAARTFAGAKGVGRFSCDRLGSTLTLSSRAAGHPVQLLEVDWKQYEGRPRDEFGTILVELSEIGEFPDAKLMPPGDTGTVLNISGLRGAWDRSKLQSLKRELAKLIDPFGRDGSRFQISFFAPEESDADTVDEKYNKVRNSDSPARTIVNGPIENNIIDVVGRKTTSIHVNILHGDIMETSLEDRGELIYRIQEPSPYPGLTAAGFRADIYFLNRSAKSTFAHRMGIPSVQFGSIFVFRNGFRVFPIGAEDDDFFSLNQRKQQGQRRFLGGRDVIGRVDVLGVQGFDEATSRDGGLIRTPEVEELITCVRDKCIRRLERYVVDITWKDKFDKEVGDLSRMMRDESSSLIGQLVARLAATDGVTLIEYNPDLVRIVDEKSSEFEASLGALELLADRTGDPELLKKVDEARARIKAIQEAEATAREAERRAESRAEAAEAAASVAEARYGEERERNAFLVAAGSLDHDTILNLHHQIIIHASSVHHGVKRMMGLLRGGKAITNADWTDFLERMSFRNSQILTAARFATKGGYKQQSAETKADLSAYIRDYIEIITNLWAPQGLKVQVSSDEVEVVRTFRPIEIGIVVDNLVTNAAKAKASIVSFGLSATAGTRPELVIEVADDGNGWPESLDALERVFEKGITTTDGSGLGLYHVKQVIEGMRGVIEAHAEPLSEKLDGAHLRIRVPS, encoded by the coding sequence ATGGCGTCGACGAAAGAACTTCAACCCTTCAGGGTTAGCTCAGGCCTTAAGGACCTTATTGGGCGCGATCTCATCACCAATGACTTTGTTGCGGTATTCGAGCTGGTCAAGAACGCGTACGATGCTCACGCGACAAGGGTTCACCTCCATTTTTCCCAAGATGCCATCATAATCGCCGATAACGGCAAGGGCATGTCGCGCGACGCCATTCTCGAGCGCTGGCTGTTTGTCGCGTATTCAGCGAAGCGCGAGGGAACCGAAGACGAGAACTATCGAGATAAGATCACTGCTGCCCGCACTTTCGCAGGGGCAAAAGGCGTGGGGCGTTTCTCGTGCGACCGACTTGGTTCGACGTTGACACTAAGCTCTCGCGCTGCCGGCCACCCAGTTCAACTCCTAGAGGTAGACTGGAAGCAATATGAAGGTCGCCCTCGCGACGAGTTTGGGACGATACTTGTTGAACTTTCGGAGATAGGTGAGTTTCCGGATGCGAAACTTATGCCACCAGGAGACACCGGCACCGTACTCAACATCAGCGGACTACGGGGCGCTTGGGATCGGTCAAAACTTCAAAGCCTCAAGCGTGAGCTTGCCAAGCTTATCGATCCCTTTGGGCGTGATGGATCGCGATTTCAGATTTCATTCTTCGCACCCGAAGAATCCGACGCCGATACCGTCGATGAAAAATACAATAAAGTTCGCAATAGCGATAGCCCGGCCAGAACAATTGTTAACGGCCCGATAGAAAACAATATAATTGACGTCGTTGGACGCAAGACGACATCTATACATGTAAATATACTCCATGGAGACATCATGGAGACTTCCCTTGAGGATCGGGGAGAGCTAATCTATCGAATACAGGAGCCGAGCCCGTATCCAGGATTAACCGCTGCCGGGTTTCGTGCCGACATCTACTTTCTGAATCGCAGCGCCAAATCGACCTTCGCCCATAGAATGGGGATACCGTCCGTTCAGTTTGGCTCCATCTTTGTCTTCCGAAACGGATTTCGAGTCTTCCCCATAGGTGCGGAAGACGATGACTTCTTTAGCCTCAACCAGCGTAAGCAACAAGGCCAGCGGCGTTTCCTCGGCGGCCGTGACGTTATTGGCCGCGTGGACGTCCTAGGTGTACAGGGGTTCGATGAGGCCACAAGCAGAGACGGGGGACTTATTCGCACCCCGGAAGTTGAGGAGCTGATAACGTGCGTAAGGGACAAGTGCATACGTCGACTTGAACGATACGTAGTCGACATCACTTGGAAGGACAAATTCGATAAGGAGGTTGGCGACCTCTCCCGCATGATGAGGGACGAATCCAGTTCGCTCATTGGCCAACTCGTAGCACGTTTAGCCGCGACAGATGGGGTTACGCTTATTGAGTACAATCCTGACCTGGTCAGAATTGTCGACGAAAAATCGAGCGAGTTTGAAGCATCTCTTGGTGCGCTCGAACTGCTAGCAGACAGGACGGGCGATCCTGAGCTCCTTAAGAAGGTTGATGAAGCTCGTGCTCGGATCAAGGCGATTCAAGAGGCAGAAGCCACTGCCCGTGAGGCAGAGCGTCGCGCTGAGAGTAGGGCGGAGGCAGCAGAGGCAGCAGCCAGCGTAGCGGAGGCAAGATACGGGGAAGAACGTGAGCGAAACGCCTTCCTAGTCGCAGCTGGGTCGCTCGACCATGACACCATCCTGAACCTCCACCACCAGATCATCATCCACGCATCTAGCGTCCATCACGGGGTCAAACGGATGATGGGGCTCCTGCGAGGGGGCAAGGCTATCACAAACGCTGACTGGACAGACTTCCTGGAGCGCATGTCCTTCAGAAACAGTCAAATACTGACCGCCGCAAGATTTGCTACCAAAGGAGGCTACAAGCAGCAGTCTGCTGAGACAAAGGCAGACCTGTCAGCATACATACGCGACTATATCGAAATCATCACCAACCTATGGGCGCCGCAAGGGCTCAAGGTTCAAGTGAGCAGCGATGAAGTAGAAGTCGTTCGTACATTTAGGCCAATCGAAATTGGAATCGTCGTGGACAATTTGGTCACGAACGCCGCGAAGGCAAAGGCAAGTATCGTATCGTTCGGTCTTTCCGCCACCGCCGGAACAAGGCCAGAGTTGGTCATAGAGGTCGCTGACGATGGAAACGGCTGGCCAGAGAGCCTTGACGCTTTGGAGCGTGTCTTTGAAAAGGGCATTACTACGACTGACGGATCGGGCTTAGGATTGTATCATGTGAAGCAAGTAATCGAAGGAATGAGAGGAGTCATCGAGGCACATGCCGAGCCTCTCTCAGAAAAGCTTGATGGCGCACACCTGAGGATCAGAGTCCCTTCATGA